Proteins co-encoded in one Plasmodium sp. gorilla clade G2 genome assembly, chromosome: 9 genomic window:
- a CDS encoding UBX domain, putative: MNEFIKLFMDMTKEDDEKKAAKFLESYNWNVEEAISGYFKATNKKKSTADVRTSNEKNENSEVNDQKNNITNKHINEDAGGNANTKKNNEDNEDSEDNEDNEDSEDNEDNEDSEDSEDSEDSEDSEDNKDNKDNKNNKDISDFSSISSSKDNIEEGNTLNGYEINEEEHVGRANFLYLLNHIGKTIFPIFKNLYNIMSTFFKILSTYIISSTTMATSSSTSTSSTSTSPSSLEARSSSNDNGFTRYYENKYSKIHTNFFRGSLKEAINKSKREEKLLLVYLHIEYDDVSYFCEHVFNNLEMKSFFDENCILYAHDISKGDIKELSNTLNVFMLPQISIILTCYVTEMMELSIIYGKPSISHIMNTISHCIEKMDIKREKMEMLKNKNYKDRLIREEQDREYQEALRKDRLKEEEKKKKENEKLIKIQEKNKIKNERKEKTKKFPLSISPNDKITKICIRLPNGLRIQNNFGLSNTLQDIYDWAECSEFLQPQNKKVTIPYKFQLICSLTKWNIQKTNEQIKNFDLYPNAIFNMKSLDSSDEE, from the exons GAAGCAATAAGTGGTTATTTTAAAGCTACAAACAAGAAGAAATCAACTGCA GATGTGAGGACTTCCAATGAAAAGAATGAAAACAGTGAAGTAAATgaccaaaaaaataatataactaataaacatattaatGAAGACGCAGGAGGAAATGCAAATACCAAAAAgaataatgaagataatgaagatagtgaagataatgaagataatgaagatagtgaagataatgaagataatgaAGATAGTGAAGATAGTGAAGATAGTGAAGATAGTGAAGATAGTgaagataataaagataataaagataataaaaataataaagatatatcaGATTTTTCAAGTATATCATCAAGTAAAGATAATATTGAAGAAGGAAATACACTGAACGGTTAtgaaataaatgaagaagaacaTGTAGGTAGagcaaattttttatatcttttaaacCATATAGGAAAAACGATTTTTcctatatttaaaaatttgtataatattatgtctacattttttaaaatattaagtacatatataatatcatctaCAACAATGGCTACATCTTCCTCAACATCTACTTCATCTACATCTACATCACCTTCATCATTGGAAGCACGCAGTTCTTCAAATGATAATGGATTTACAAGATATTATGAAAACAAATATAGTAAAATACATACAAATTTCTTTCGAGGTTCTTTAAAAGAGGCTATTAATAAGTCAAAGagagaagaaaaattattactcgtttatttacatattgaATATGATGATGTTTCCTATTTTTGTGAACatgtatttaataatttagaaaTGAAGAGTTTTTTTGATGAGAATTGTATTTTATATGCCCATGATATATCTAAAGGAGATATTAAAGAGTTAAGTAATACATTAAACGTTTTTATGTTACCACAGATTAGTATTATATTAACTTGCTATGTTACAGAAATGATGGAATTGTCAATTATATATGGGAAACCATCGATCAGTCATATTATGAATACTATATCTCATTGTATAGAAAAAATGGATattaaaagagaaaaaatggaaatgttaaaaaataaaaattataaggaTAGATTAATTAGAGAAGAACAAGATAGAGAATATCAAGAAGCTTTAAGAAAAGATAgattaaaagaagaagagaaaaaaaaaaaagaaaatgaaaaattaattaaaatacaagaaaaaaataaaataaaaaatgaaagaaaagaaaaaacaaagaaaTTCCCTTTATCTATATCAccaaatgataaaattacTAAAATTTGTATTAGACTACCTAACGGTTTaagaatacaaaataatttcGGTCTATCAAATACTTTAcaagatatatatgattgGGCTGAATGTTCAGAATTTTTACAAccacaaaataaaaaagttacCATTCCTTATAAATTTCAATTAATATGTTCCCTTACAAAAtggaatatacaaaaaactAATGAGCAAATCAAaaattttgatttatatCCGAATgctatttttaatatgaagTCTTTAGATTCATCAGACGAGGagtaa